The genomic region TCAAGTTAACAGAGCGCTACACTGGAAGTTAGTTGCTTGGCTGGTGGAAGTCTCGTGTCATAttctgctctatgggcccaacgATGTGCTGAAGATTTGGGTGATTTTATTCCAAGAAAGTTAAACTTGTTCGttttcatgtgccactgagcagctttgaTCAGAATAAACAGAGCCCCACCTCTGACTCTGTATCAAACTCTCTTTGTACATCTTTAATTTATCGCTGAACTTCTAGTTAAACatgatgacacaaaaacactccAACATATTATAAATGTGTCAAAAGGGAAGCATAGAATTCAAAATACAGGAGAAGTAGTCGAAGTCAATAGAGTAAAAGAGTCCTTTACACCAAACTCACAGGGAACTCACAAGAAAAATAGCaggaaattaaagtaaaatgaaGTGTTGTGAACATTTGTGTGACATACCTTTAGTGACAGCAGCACTGTAGGTTTGGGCCACAAGTGGGCGGTCATGTGACCCCTGCTCAAGGATCTCATTGGCTGGCTCAGCACTGCCGTCTAACCTGAGGAGATCCAGTATCAGAAACTCTCAGTAACACTCTCAAACTTCAGGCTGTAAAACGTCAGATTATAGTCTTCAGTGACCTGTGACCAGgtatttactgtgtgtgtgttacctgtgctGCTTCATAAGTGTGCACTCCCCTCCCTCTTGTGGATCCAGGTTGTACAGATACAGGTAACCATCAGCCGCCGCCACCAGCAACCTGGGAATCTTCTGAATCCTGATTTTAAACATCAAAAACAAAGATTCACAAACTCCCTTCTCATTTACTCAACACCAATCTTCTCTACCATGGCTCGCATGTTGTTATGTAACAGCTGAAACTATGTTTGACCACACCACTGCCTGGTACGGCACGGCACTGCTCAACTCGACTCACTCTCTTTTGGCGTCGCTATGGCGATAAGCTGAGAATCCCGCCTACACTGAGGGGGTACTATCTGCAGCGGAGAACGAAAAGAACCTGGTACCAAAAGAAAGTTGAGTCAAGTCGAGCCAAAACATGCGGTTCATTAAAAATCAACTGCTTTAAAGTGTTGAGAAACTTCTTCTCAGATAAACCACAGGAGATTAATGAGTCATACTTCACAGAAGCAGCAAAACTGGTGGTTAAAACGAGCAGCAGTAACAAGACTGCATCAGTAAACATCATCAGCTGAATTTTAAACATCACAGATGATTGATTTGACTGATGTTGTTTTATAACAATTAATGAAGATGGAATAAAAGGCACACCACAGATTCGCATGACCTGTCTGTGCATGTTAATCTGGCCGTGAGTCATGCACATCACTTCTAATTCCACTTTCACTTCACATTTCAAAGGAAGggcccaaaaacaaaacagccccACACAAGAACAGTGCTGTATGTTGCATATACGCAGAGGTGggggactcaagtcacatgacctTGACTCAAGTCAGACTTAAATTGCAAACTGAGGACTTGAGAGTTGCTTGACTAACACTGTTaaaagacttgactttgacttggtattcatgacttgagacttcaCTTAcaacttgagacagatgactcaaAAGGACctgaatttttttaattaaatatctgcatttttctaaatattgtgaaatcacattttcttttttaaacatgcaaacctggcaacctacTAGGAGGCAGTGGTCAACACATGAGGCAGCTACCATAGGCGAggctaataataaataatacaattaatAAGAAAATTTGGGTTTAATGATTATGTTGAGAGAAGACCAGTGTGCAGCTcaaaagtcagtgacacaactgccacaacatccatccattttcaaccacttatccaaaGCCAGGTTGTGTCAGCAGCAGGCTGAGTGAAacattccagacgtccctctcccctgcaacactttccagctcctcctgggggaccccgaggtgttcccaggccagatgagatatgtaatccctccagtgtgttctgggtctgccccggggcctcctaccagcggGACGTGCCCtcaacacctctaacaggacacaccaaactgccaatccatctcacgctccattctacccttactcgtgaacaagaccccgagatacttgggGCATTAAGTCACTCCCAACCCAGTGGGGGCAATCCAgcgttttccagcagagaatGACGGCCTCAGCACACACAACATCTAACTCCATAAAACCCACAGAGAACGGTATGTGAATGTGTCTTGTTTGCTAACTTATTAGCTTCCTGGCTGGTTAAACGTTAGCTAGAAAGCTTATGTTTGACCACATCATCAGAATTTCATATGACTTGTCTTGCTTGAATTATTGCGGTTATTGACTTGACTCGACACGCCTGATTTTCACCACagtaacttgggacttgagtgtgtgtgtgtgtgtgtgtgtgtgtgtgttatactCACACAGCTAAGGCGCAGATGTTCTTATGTCCACAGAAGGGCAGGCGAACAGTGGCGAAGGCTCGCCCTTGGGTGAACATTTCCGTAACCTGAGAAGGCAGGTAGGTGGTGGACGCCATCAGAACCTTGCCCAGGTAGCCTCCCCATGTGGTGGGCTCCTCCGCtggcctacacacacacaaacacacacacacagactgtgagAATCAAAGACACTCCTCTTTACCATATTTGTCTCAAACACTCACCATATTAGATCCATGGTTGTGATCTGACATAACAGGACAGCAACAGAAAGATACTTACACATACTTCTCCTTCTGCGTCTCTAATTTGAAAATGTGGACCGTCTCTGTGTTGCTGGAGGCCGACAGGTACAGGCCCTCCATACTGAACGCCAGTGAGCAGATGCTCACACACCTGAGATAAGAAAGGGACGCAGgtgaacacaaatacacagcacatatgaacacacaagcacaaacacaggTGCAAAATCATGCTCGTCATCAAAACATCTACCTCTTGACTCCTCTTCGAAACTCAAAGAGCTTCTGTCCCTCTGGGATGGAGAAGACACGGATGACTGTGCCCTGGGAGGAAGTGAAAGATACACAGAGGATGACAACACTTAAAGCGAAGCAACAACCGTGATGTGTATTTGCCCAGGCAGGAAACAAGACCACACATAAATAAGCCGCACAGACATCGACTGTGTTACCTTCTCTGAGGCTGTGGCCAGTTTGGTTCCACTGGCATCGAAAGCCAGAGCTGCTAATGGGCTGTCGTGGGCTGGAATCATATTAGCTGCTCGCTGGAAGACACATATACAGACACTAGTTAGAGATGCTCTTCTTCAGAGAATAGTGAGTATACGCAGTGGCGGATAATTGGAACCACTGGCTGTAAGACCACAAAAGACAGAGCCTCACAGGACAGTTTACATTTCATGTCAGCTTCGGGTCTTTTCTAGAAGtacaaacaataaacactgtACAATTTAATAAGCATAAAGAAATCGCACCTCAGCTACACCAGGAAATACGAGCTGAGGACACAGCATGGTAACGGGGTTAAAATACTCtgaatatagcgtacacttaaactgattttgattttttttaggtggtccTTGAAGTTATTACTATTAACAGCACTTTAACCTCCTTCACTGCTTTGTGCTAACAGCTAAGTGAGTGTTTCCATTAGAAAAACTCAGACAAGAACACAGACGGAGTCCACCTTTAGGGCTCATGTCCATCATAGCAAATGCATCTTTTTAATTCTTTGCAGTGGGAGTGCCACTTATTTATGCTACACTACAAACGCCAGCAGCATGACGAGGCCCTAAGTGTCTATTCTACACTGAACGCTGTGCATTTAGCGTTTTTATTCTGAGCACCAAGAGCTGAAAAATGCTGCccttgtcactgtcacttcagCCGTTCAatgacagtggaggagggatgAATACCACATAAGACAAACCGTCAAATCTTAAtatgtacaagtgctgaacaacgacaattgtggatttggacagcaCTAAGCACTCACAGACTTCCCGGGAACGCACCTGCAAAGTCTGCGAGACCACAAGTGTGAGCACCTGCTGTTTTCAGCgaggaaaaaaatgctttggtggacacagtgCCTTAAAGAAAGACACGTTCACTTACCAGGTTGACTGTGTCAAACACTTGCACTTCTCCTATCGTGGCGCTGCCAGGGTAGGCCAGATAACAGTTATCATTGCTGATGGACAGGGCGCACAATCCTGGAGGAACATGAGCACAAATACGAACTCATTAACAAAGGCACAATGATACATCAGGTTCCAACAAAGCCACCTTCATCTGAACTCGACAATaagagaaagtgaaagagtGACTCAGGCACATAGTGAGACTACAGTCATCTGAATGTGTAAAATGGTTCTGACAGCATGAGTGGGTTTGTGTTCAGTGGGTGTATTAAACAGACAAACATCACAGGAGTAACTCAGACCGCAGTGACAGTTTTCAGCCTTTGGGGCAACAGCAAACAAAATGGAGCTAAGAGtgaactaaaaataaaattgtgaaaatgaaagagaaactaAAAGCACCAAAAACCAGAGGAATGCCACGTCTCTGGTTTCAGTTTGAGCACACAGCATACTGAAAAGGAAAAACCTTCTTCCTCCCCCTATGAGCACTCTACTATCATAATATACCTACTGTActttacacatacacatacatattgTGCTCCTCGTCATTCTTCAGACTCACCTGACGGGTTGGGTGGAGTTTCTCTGATAGTGTGCAGCACTTTCATATCTCGGAT from Epinephelus moara isolate mb chromosome 18, YSFRI_EMoa_1.0, whole genome shotgun sequence harbors:
- the wipi2 gene encoding WD repeat domain phosphoinositide-interacting protein 2, with the protein product MNLASQSGDAGGSQLLFANFNQDNTSLAVGTKSGYKFFSLSSVDKLEQIYECTDTEDVCIVERLFSSSLVAIVSLKAPRKLKVCHFKKGTEICNYSYSNTILAVKLNRQRLIVCLEESLYIHNIRDMKVLHTIRETPPNPSGLCALSISNDNCYLAYPGSATIGEVQVFDTVNLRAANMIPAHDSPLAALAFDASGTKLATASEKGTVIRVFSIPEGQKLFEFRRGVKRCVSICSLAFSMEGLYLSASSNTETVHIFKLETQKEKYVPAEEPTTWGGYLGKVLMASTTYLPSQVTEMFTQGRAFATVRLPFCGHKNICALAVIQKIPRLLVAAADGYLYLYNLDPQEGGECTLMKQHRLDGSAEPANEILEQGSHDRPLVAQTYSAAVTKGYCEEQGAVGGAGLEDDLNDLRLEEENEQPPLILETD